In the genome of Colwellia sp. PAMC 21821, the window ATAAATGAAAAACCGTAAAACTTATTCAAAAGAATTCAAACTAGATGCAATCACCCTCGTTAGGGATCAAAACTATCCTGTAGCTGAAGCTGCTAGAAATCTAGACGTCAGTGCGCAAGTGCTTGGCCGATGGATCAAAGAAGCTGAAAATGATGATGGTCATGCTTTTAGAGGAAATGGAAAGCTTACGCCAGAGCAAGATGAAATCCGTAAACTTAAAGCCCAAGTCAAGCGCCTAGAAATGGAGCGTGAAATATTAAAAAAAGCGACGGTCTTCTTTGCAAAGGAAACGAAGTAATATATTCGTTTGTTGCCCAACATAAGAAGATCTGGCCCGTGATACTGATGTGTCGCGTATTGGGTGTAAGAAGTAACAACTATTATAGTTATCAAAAAAGAAAGGCTCAAAAGCCCATTGATACAACGCATCAAGAGATGTTGGAATGGGTAAAAGACATCGCTAAGTTTAGCGACAATACTTATGGCGCAAGACGTATTCAAAAATCCTTAAATGCACTTAGTTACCCTGTTAGCCGCAGAAAAACAGCGCAGTTAATGAAAGAGGCGAATGTTTGGGTGCGTTATAAGAAAAAATATAAAGCAACGACAAATAGCGAACACAACAAGCCCATTTATGCGAACGAACTTGAGCAAAACTTTGATGTTCAACAACCTGATCAAGCGTGGGTGCAAGATATTACCTACATCTGGACTTCAGAAGGCTGGCTATATTTGGCGATAGTAATCGACCTATACTCGCGTAAAGTTGTTGGTTGGAGCATGGGCACACGGATGAAAGCTCAACTTGTTTGTGATGCGCTCACGATGGCAATGTGGCAACGAAAACCTAAGGCAGGATTGATAGTACATTCAGATCAAGGCGTTCAATATGCGAGTCATCAATATAGGCGAATACTCAGGTTACATGGCTTTGTGGGCAGCATGAGTAAGAAAGGTTGCTGCTGGGATAATGCGGTAGCAGAGAGCTTCTTTGGTAGCTTAAAACAAGAGCGCGTACATTGGCGTAACTATCAAACCCGTTATGACGCTCAACAAGATGTGATGAACTACATAACGATGTGGTACA includes:
- a CDS encoding IS3 family transposase (programmed frameshift), whose translation is MKNRKTYSKEFKLDAITLVRDQNYPVAEAARNLDVSAQVLGRWIKEAENDDGHAFRGNGKLTPEQDEIRKLKAQVKRLEMERGNIKKSDGLLCKGNEVIYSFVAQHKKIWPVILMCRVLGVRSNNYYSYQKRKAQKPIDTTHQEMLEWVKDIAKFSDNTYGARRIQKSLNALSYPVSRRKTAQLMKEANVWVRYKKKYKATTNSEHNKPIYANELEQNFDVQQPDQAWVQDITYIWTSEGWLYLAIVIDLYSRKVVGWSMGTRMKAQLVCDALTMAMWQRKPKAGLIVHSDQGVQYASHQYRRILRLHGFVGSMSKKGCCWDNAVAESFFGSLKQERVHWRNYQTRYDAQQDVMNYITMWYNSNRLHSYLGYQSPNVYEGKERELKKVA